The following proteins are co-located in the Cardiocondyla obscurior isolate alpha-2009 linkage group LG12, Cobs3.1, whole genome shotgun sequence genome:
- the LOC139106843 gene encoding regulator of microtubule dynamics protein 1: protein MSQLQTNLIAAAIGATIGVISAASIFIYQKVLEKQQHAMKNDHLNEVDRRLTELQTELERLRAQQNQQRKKKKLNLKRDNDTTYATTDNDTDVDFSTAGDDEFFDCSDSENGISDIENRTTEATCPGLDFSLLDAHYQQDGCEEDNYVQLRNLVDTYPNNVDIVWRYARSCYAYFNCIADPSAKQAIICAGINACDKVLDAPNADLHKWCAILLGKNNDFLPIAEKIKNGHYFKEHVMKALEIRPNDPDLHYMLGRFRYEVANLGWIERKIAATLFSEPPSASYEDAIDSFQKAEEFSVKVNLENRLFLSKCYIALGNYKLACQLLEKTCDLSVVNEDDKKIQNDARQLLAKYSRYQ from the exons ATGAGCCAGCTGCAGACTAATTTGATCGCTGCTGCTATTGGGGCGACTATTGGTGTAATAAGTGCAGCTAGTATTTTTATCTATCAGAAAGTTTTGGAGAAACAGCAACATGCCATGAAGAATGATCATTTAAATGAGGTTGATCGTCGCCTCACAGAGTTGCAAACAGAATTGGAGAGATTGAG agcACAACAGAATcaacagagaaagaaaaagaagcttAATCTTAAACGCGATAACGATACTACTTATGCTACAACGGACAATGATACTGATGTCGATTTTTCAACGGCGGGTGATGACGAATTTTTTGACTGTTCGGACAGCGAGAATGGTATAAGTGACATTGAAAATAG GACAACTGAAGCCACCTGCCCTGGATTAGACTTCTCCCTTCTTGATGCACATTACCAACAGGATGGATGTGAAGAGGACAATTATGTTCAACTACGAAATCTCGTAGACACGTATCCAAATAATGTAGATATAGTATGGCGATATGCCAGAAGTTGTTACGCATATTTCAATTGCATCGCTGACCCAAGTGCTAAACAAGCCATTATTTGTGCAg gaATTAATGCCTGTGACAAAGTTCTCGACGCACCAAACGCAGATCTGCACAAATGGTGTGCTATACTCCTAGGCAAAAACAACGATTTTTTGCCGATAgcggagaaaataaaaaatggtcacTATTTCAAAGAGCACGTAATGAAAGCCTTGGAGATACGTCCTAATGATCCTGATCTGCATTACATGCTCGGCAGATTTAGATACGAGGTGGCTAATTTAGGTTGGATAGAAAGAAag ATTGCTGCGACATTATTTTCGGAGCCGCCAAGTGCCTCGTACGAAGATGCGATCGATAGCTTTCAGAAAGCGGAGGAATTTTCAGTCAAAGTAAATCTAGAAAATAGGCTGTTTTTAAGCAAGTGTTATATAGCATTGGGTAACTACAAACTAGCTTGTCAGTTGCTGGAGAAAACTTGCGATCTGTCAGTTGTGAATgaagatgataaaaaaatacaaaatgatGCGCGTCAACTTCTCGCCAAATATTCGAGATATCAATAG
- the Vps2 gene encoding charged multivesicular body protein 2a, with amino-acid sequence MEWLFGKRITPEEMLRKNQRALNKAMRDLDRERVRMEQQEKKIIADIKKLAKDGQMDAVKIMAKDLVRTRRYVKKFMLMKANIQAVSLKIQTLRSQNTMAQAMKGVTKAMQNMNKQLNLPQIQKILQEFEKQSEIMDMKEEIMNDAIDDAMEDEGDEEESDAVVAQVLDELGLQLTDQLSGLPQASGSLSVAGSKQPVAAAAGNEDGSNLADADADLQARLENLRRE; translated from the exons ATGGAGTGGCTGTTTGGCAAGCGTATTACTCCTGAGGAAATGCTCAGGAAAAATCAAAGAGCATTGAACAAGGCAATGCGAGATTTGGATCGAGAGAGAGTCAGGATGGAGCAgcaggagaaaaaaattattgccgaTATAAAGAAACTTGCAAAAGATGGTCAAATG gaTGCTGTAAAAATTATGGCTAAAGATCTGGTCAGGACAAGGCGTTATGTCAAAAAGTTTATGTTAATGAAAGCAAATATTCAAGCAgtatcgttaaaaatacaaactcTACGTTCTCAGAACACAATGGCACAAGCCATGAAAGGTGTGACCAAAGCGATGCAAAATATGAACAA ACAATTAAATCTACcacaaatacaaaaaatattacaagagTTCGAGAAGCAGTCGGAAATAATGGACATGAAGGAGGAAATCATGAACGACGCGATAGACGATGCGATGGAGGATGAGGGAGATGAGGAAGAAAg tgaTGCTGTGGTTGCCCAAGTGTTGGACGAGCTAGGTTTACAGCTGACAGATCAACTTTCCGGATTGCCACAAGCGTCAGGATCGTTAAGTGTAGCCGGTTCTAAACAGCCGGTTGCCGCTGCAGCAGGTAACGAAGATGGAAGCAATTTGGCGGACGCCGACGCGGATTTACAGGCCAGACTCGAGAATTTgcggcgcgaataa
- the Tbcc gene encoding tubulin-specific chaperone C has translation MDPTEFIEESLSDRLTKRDRERKNVIERRREERQSLAVESEQSGYFKDTFYSSYKKIKDMLDDAPSTPSSALPGIFDKSNKEIQLLKNYLSQSKMFLKVYDIRRAQENLQSLENQASELEMKFLPKKKFGFKNRRIVKKPTDKGLDITDGLKDLKISESIVNGSTKQNNKLSSKYGDSACMLLGKVNERMVLDAENVNKNDILLSDLVRCTVRIYGTPSTLHMVNLKQCTILVGPVTSSVFVHDCSDCVFAFACQQMRLHSSTDCNIYLHVTSRAIIEDCTKIRVAPYNWSYEDQTSHFNLAGLDPKINNWNSIDDFNWLSSEKHSPNWSILEPELRVKTWD, from the coding sequence ATGGACCCCACGGAATTTATAGAAGAAAGTTTGTCAGATCGTCTTACAAAAAGGGATCGGGAGCGGAAAAATGTCATCGAAAGGCGAAGAGAGGAAAGGCAATCCCTCGCCGTTGAATCTGAGCAAAGCGGTTATTTTAAAGATACTTTTTACTCATcctacaaaaaaattaaagatatgcTAGACGACGCACCCAGCACCCCATCTTCGGCGCTGCCAGGGATCTTTGATAAGTCTAATAAAGAGATCCAACTACTTAAGAACTATTTATCGCAatctaaaatgtttttaaaagtttACGATATAAGACGCGCGCAAGAAAATCTGCAGTCGTTAGAGAACCAAGCTTCTGAGTTGGAAATGAAGTTCCTGCCTAAGAAGAAGTTTGGTTTTAAAAATCGTAGAATCGTGAAGAAGCCCACTGACAAGGGACTCGACATCACGGACGGCTTGAAGGATCTCAAGATATCCGAGAGCATCGTGAACGGCTCAACCAAgcaaaacaataaattatcgaGCAAGTACGGAGACAGTGCCTGCATGTTATTAGGCAAGGTAAACGAACGAATGGTATTGGATGCTGAAAATGTAAATAAGAACGACATCCTACTTTCCGATTTGGTTCGCTGTACCGTACGGATATACGGTACCCCAAGCACTCTGCATATGGTCAACCTAAAGCAGTGCACTATATTAGTTGGCCCGGTGACGTCGTCCGTTTTCGTGCACGACTGCAGTGACTGTGTATTTGCTTTCGCATGCCAACAGATGCGATTACATTCGTCAACAGActgtaacatttatttacacGTCACAAGTAGGGCGATCATAGAAGATTGCACGAAAATACGTGTAGCACCTTACAACTGGTCTTACGAAGATCAGACGAGTCATTTTAATCTAGCCGGCCTTGATccaaagattaataattggaATTCTATTGACGACTTTAATTGGCTGTCCAGCGAAAAACATTCGCCGAATTGGTCGATTCTTGAGCCAGAGCTTCGAGTGAAAACGTGGGATTAA
- the LOC139106829 gene encoding alpha-amylase 3 isoform X1, giving the protein MELKELECLVISCVCNIFTKEMSIQNPEDLLSVVISTELPPSSNSRQLFLNQDQQDEEASDCPLLTPSPPPTQTDEALQSTPIFNALEGAPLEMIPAPMLENINTEDGLNFMNIVNSSSKPLNDEPSSRDPMLESTSSSGSSSDTNEPVCAQLLTQLNTAYQHLAPDAQALFYNQENGGKPPLVGIQLVVPKPPKDYRFMKWNWPLIRKTCYWSLMSILTGCAALVIGIIATMPKKCDPPMEWWQGSTFYEIFPASFQDSTKGADGIGDLRGIITRLDYLKDLGVRAIRLNSIFPAPHYPEYYSDISSMTDVNKELGTLDDFAVLVREVHKRNMSIILDLPLYPFVKRSSEAKTNETERAHHERRDVSSTTIIHHVLPSVPSTSVQVIRNALSSPLQKVKRQTPPYPSARQQEHSVSEAVRFWQQQDVDGFYLKGLEHYVNENTFVSDLRYWRSLLRPTSIFICHLNAVDVATSTFAKNAILSRIDLIDVTIRLSNGTKDIKTQIERITKGVLFDKPSYPWIHWSTGGVNTSRVASTMKNASLAASLLSMMLPGTPSIFYGDEIGIKDCECWDHKDLAHVHNLVPMFWEKERGSGSSFSTSGITAWLPEAEKPKEASLKSTIKEMVKLRMEATPVYVKAVLRENQITANCDVRYVEDELIVIERWYPRRNSYVFVANFGDETRIKDLSFLYYGGYVVVGPKSRMDRDVYFKELTILPGEAFVIKLDK; this is encoded by the exons ATGGAACTAAAAGAATTGGAATGCTTAGTTATTTCCTGTGTTTGCAACATCTTTACAAAAG AAATGAGTATCCAGAATCCCGAAGACCTTTTATCGGTTGTTATATCAACGGAACTACCACCATCGTCGAATTCCCGACAGCTGTTTTTAAATCAAGATCAACag GATGAAGAAGCGTCCGATTGTCCCCTATTAACACCAAGTCCACCACCTACTCAAACCGACGAGGCTCTCCAGTCGACGCCGATATTCAATGCTTTGGAAGGAGCTCCATTAGAGATGATTCCTGCACCGATGCTTGAGAATATTAATACAGAAGACGGACTTAATTTCATGAATATAGTCAACAGTTCGAGTAAACCTTTAAATGATG AACCGAGTTCACGCGATCCAATGCTAGAATCTACTAGTAGCAGCGGTAGTAGCAGCGACACAAATGAGCCCGTTTGTGCACAATTATTGACGCAATTAAATACTGCTTATCAGCATCTCGCCCCAGACGCTCAAGCTTTA TTTTACAACCAGGAGAACGGTGGTAAACCACCACTCGTTGGGATTCAACTGGTAGTGCCGAAGCCGCCCAAAGATTATCGGTTTATGAAGTGGAACTGGCCGTTGATACGAAAGACATGCTACTGGTCGTTGATGTCGATCTTGACCGGATGCGCCGCTCTCGTTATCGGCATTATCGCCACAATGCCTAAGAA ATGCGACCCACCGATGGAGTGGTGGCAAGGTAGTACCTTCTACGAAATATTCCCGGCGTCTTTCCAAGACTCGACGAAGGGTGCCGATGGCATCGGCGATCTGCGTGGGATAATTACACGGTTGGACTACTTGAAAGATCTCGGAGTACGAGCGATTCGACTGAACTCAATATTTCCGGCGCCACATTATCCGGAATATTACTCAGATATCAGCAGTATGACGGATGTGAACAAGGAGCTGGGCACGTTGGATGACTTCGCCGTTCTCGTGCGCGAGGTCCATAAACGAAACATGAGTATAATTCTCGATTTACCTCTATACCCGTTTGTAAAACGCTCGAGCGAAGCGAAGACGAACGAGACTGAACGCGCTCACCACGAAAGACGTGATGTTTCAAGCACTACGATAATTCATCATGTACTGCCGTCCGTGCCATCGACGTCAGTCCAAGTTATCCGTAATGCTctgtcgtcgccgctgcagaAAGTGAAGAGACAAACGCCACCTTATCCTTCGGCTCGTCAACAAGAGCACTCTGTTAGCGAAGCCGTCAGATTCTGGCAGCAACAAGATGTGGACGGGTTTTATCTGAAAGGACTAGAGCATTACGTTAACGAGAATACATTTGTCAGTGATCTTAGATATTGGAGATCTCTTCTACGTCCAACCAGTATCTTTATCTGTCATCTGAATGCCGTAGACGTCGCTACTTCCACATTCGCAAAGAACGCCATTCTGTCCAGGATAGATTTGATTGACGTGACTATTCGTTTGTCAAACGGCACTAAGGACATCAAGACACAGATCGAAAGAATCACGAAGGGTGTGCTCTTTGACAAACCCTCTTATCCATGGATTCACTGGTCCACAGGCGGCGTGAATACTAGTAGAGTGGCTTCTACTATGAAGAATGCTAGCTTAGCAGCTTCTCTTCTCAGCATGATGCTACCCGGGACGCCAAGTATATTCTACGGAGACGAG atAGGTATCAAAGATTGTGAGTGTTGGGATCACAAAGATTTGGCGCATGTACATAATTTGGTCCCCATGTTTTGGGAAAAGGAACGTGGTTCTGGTAGTAGTTTTTCGACTTCAGGAATCACTGCTTGGTTACCAGAAGCTGAAAAACCTAAGGAAGCCAGTTTGAAAAGCACTATTAAAGAAATGGTGAAACTCCGGATGGAAGCGACCCCGGTTTACGTCAAAGCGGTGTTAAGAGAAAATCAAATTACTGCGAACTGTGACGTTAg gtACGTGGAGGATGAACTGATTGTGATTGAGCGATGGTACCCACGAAGAAATTCCTATGTATTCGTAGCCAATTTTGGGGATGAAACACGCATAAAGGATTTGTCATTTCTTTATTACGGTGGTTACGTTGTTGTTGGACCAAAAAGTAGAATGGATCGAGATGTGTACTTTAAAGAACTTACCATTCTTCCTGGAGAAgcatttgttataaaattagataagTGA
- the LOC139106829 gene encoding alpha-amylase 3 isoform X2 gives MELKELECLVISCVCNIFTKEMSIQNPEDLLSVVISTELPPSSNSRQLFLNQDQQDEEASDCPLLTPSPPPTQTDEALQSTPIFNALEGAPLEMIPAPMLENINTEDGLNFMNIVNSSSKPLNDEPSSRDPMLESTSSSGSSSDTNEPVCAQLLTQLNTAYQHLAPDAQALENGGKPPLVGIQLVVPKPPKDYRFMKWNWPLIRKTCYWSLMSILTGCAALVIGIIATMPKKCDPPMEWWQGSTFYEIFPASFQDSTKGADGIGDLRGIITRLDYLKDLGVRAIRLNSIFPAPHYPEYYSDISSMTDVNKELGTLDDFAVLVREVHKRNMSIILDLPLYPFVKRSSEAKTNETERAHHERRDVSSTTIIHHVLPSVPSTSVQVIRNALSSPLQKVKRQTPPYPSARQQEHSVSEAVRFWQQQDVDGFYLKGLEHYVNENTFVSDLRYWRSLLRPTSIFICHLNAVDVATSTFAKNAILSRIDLIDVTIRLSNGTKDIKTQIERITKGVLFDKPSYPWIHWSTGGVNTSRVASTMKNASLAASLLSMMLPGTPSIFYGDEIGIKDCECWDHKDLAHVHNLVPMFWEKERGSGSSFSTSGITAWLPEAEKPKEASLKSTIKEMVKLRMEATPVYVKAVLRENQITANCDVRYVEDELIVIERWYPRRNSYVFVANFGDETRIKDLSFLYYGGYVVVGPKSRMDRDVYFKELTILPGEAFVIKLDK, from the exons ATGGAACTAAAAGAATTGGAATGCTTAGTTATTTCCTGTGTTTGCAACATCTTTACAAAAG AAATGAGTATCCAGAATCCCGAAGACCTTTTATCGGTTGTTATATCAACGGAACTACCACCATCGTCGAATTCCCGACAGCTGTTTTTAAATCAAGATCAACag GATGAAGAAGCGTCCGATTGTCCCCTATTAACACCAAGTCCACCACCTACTCAAACCGACGAGGCTCTCCAGTCGACGCCGATATTCAATGCTTTGGAAGGAGCTCCATTAGAGATGATTCCTGCACCGATGCTTGAGAATATTAATACAGAAGACGGACTTAATTTCATGAATATAGTCAACAGTTCGAGTAAACCTTTAAATGATG AACCGAGTTCACGCGATCCAATGCTAGAATCTACTAGTAGCAGCGGTAGTAGCAGCGACACAAATGAGCCCGTTTGTGCACAATTATTGACGCAATTAAATACTGCTTATCAGCATCTCGCCCCAGACGCTCAAGCTTTA GAGAACGGTGGTAAACCACCACTCGTTGGGATTCAACTGGTAGTGCCGAAGCCGCCCAAAGATTATCGGTTTATGAAGTGGAACTGGCCGTTGATACGAAAGACATGCTACTGGTCGTTGATGTCGATCTTGACCGGATGCGCCGCTCTCGTTATCGGCATTATCGCCACAATGCCTAAGAA ATGCGACCCACCGATGGAGTGGTGGCAAGGTAGTACCTTCTACGAAATATTCCCGGCGTCTTTCCAAGACTCGACGAAGGGTGCCGATGGCATCGGCGATCTGCGTGGGATAATTACACGGTTGGACTACTTGAAAGATCTCGGAGTACGAGCGATTCGACTGAACTCAATATTTCCGGCGCCACATTATCCGGAATATTACTCAGATATCAGCAGTATGACGGATGTGAACAAGGAGCTGGGCACGTTGGATGACTTCGCCGTTCTCGTGCGCGAGGTCCATAAACGAAACATGAGTATAATTCTCGATTTACCTCTATACCCGTTTGTAAAACGCTCGAGCGAAGCGAAGACGAACGAGACTGAACGCGCTCACCACGAAAGACGTGATGTTTCAAGCACTACGATAATTCATCATGTACTGCCGTCCGTGCCATCGACGTCAGTCCAAGTTATCCGTAATGCTctgtcgtcgccgctgcagaAAGTGAAGAGACAAACGCCACCTTATCCTTCGGCTCGTCAACAAGAGCACTCTGTTAGCGAAGCCGTCAGATTCTGGCAGCAACAAGATGTGGACGGGTTTTATCTGAAAGGACTAGAGCATTACGTTAACGAGAATACATTTGTCAGTGATCTTAGATATTGGAGATCTCTTCTACGTCCAACCAGTATCTTTATCTGTCATCTGAATGCCGTAGACGTCGCTACTTCCACATTCGCAAAGAACGCCATTCTGTCCAGGATAGATTTGATTGACGTGACTATTCGTTTGTCAAACGGCACTAAGGACATCAAGACACAGATCGAAAGAATCACGAAGGGTGTGCTCTTTGACAAACCCTCTTATCCATGGATTCACTGGTCCACAGGCGGCGTGAATACTAGTAGAGTGGCTTCTACTATGAAGAATGCTAGCTTAGCAGCTTCTCTTCTCAGCATGATGCTACCCGGGACGCCAAGTATATTCTACGGAGACGAG atAGGTATCAAAGATTGTGAGTGTTGGGATCACAAAGATTTGGCGCATGTACATAATTTGGTCCCCATGTTTTGGGAAAAGGAACGTGGTTCTGGTAGTAGTTTTTCGACTTCAGGAATCACTGCTTGGTTACCAGAAGCTGAAAAACCTAAGGAAGCCAGTTTGAAAAGCACTATTAAAGAAATGGTGAAACTCCGGATGGAAGCGACCCCGGTTTACGTCAAAGCGGTGTTAAGAGAAAATCAAATTACTGCGAACTGTGACGTTAg gtACGTGGAGGATGAACTGATTGTGATTGAGCGATGGTACCCACGAAGAAATTCCTATGTATTCGTAGCCAATTTTGGGGATGAAACACGCATAAAGGATTTGTCATTTCTTTATTACGGTGGTTACGTTGTTGTTGGACCAAAAAGTAGAATGGATCGAGATGTGTACTTTAAAGAACTTACCATTCTTCCTGGAGAAgcatttgttataaaattagataagTGA
- the LOC139106829 gene encoding alpha-amylase 3 isoform X3 — MSIQNPEDLLSVVISTELPPSSNSRQLFLNQDQQDEEASDCPLLTPSPPPTQTDEALQSTPIFNALEGAPLEMIPAPMLENINTEDGLNFMNIVNSSSKPLNDEPSSRDPMLESTSSSGSSSDTNEPVCAQLLTQLNTAYQHLAPDAQALFYNQENGGKPPLVGIQLVVPKPPKDYRFMKWNWPLIRKTCYWSLMSILTGCAALVIGIIATMPKKCDPPMEWWQGSTFYEIFPASFQDSTKGADGIGDLRGIITRLDYLKDLGVRAIRLNSIFPAPHYPEYYSDISSMTDVNKELGTLDDFAVLVREVHKRNMSIILDLPLYPFVKRSSEAKTNETERAHHERRDVSSTTIIHHVLPSVPSTSVQVIRNALSSPLQKVKRQTPPYPSARQQEHSVSEAVRFWQQQDVDGFYLKGLEHYVNENTFVSDLRYWRSLLRPTSIFICHLNAVDVATSTFAKNAILSRIDLIDVTIRLSNGTKDIKTQIERITKGVLFDKPSYPWIHWSTGGVNTSRVASTMKNASLAASLLSMMLPGTPSIFYGDEIGIKDCECWDHKDLAHVHNLVPMFWEKERGSGSSFSTSGITAWLPEAEKPKEASLKSTIKEMVKLRMEATPVYVKAVLRENQITANCDVRYVEDELIVIERWYPRRNSYVFVANFGDETRIKDLSFLYYGGYVVVGPKSRMDRDVYFKELTILPGEAFVIKLDK, encoded by the exons ATGAGTATCCAGAATCCCGAAGACCTTTTATCGGTTGTTATATCAACGGAACTACCACCATCGTCGAATTCCCGACAGCTGTTTTTAAATCAAGATCAACag GATGAAGAAGCGTCCGATTGTCCCCTATTAACACCAAGTCCACCACCTACTCAAACCGACGAGGCTCTCCAGTCGACGCCGATATTCAATGCTTTGGAAGGAGCTCCATTAGAGATGATTCCTGCACCGATGCTTGAGAATATTAATACAGAAGACGGACTTAATTTCATGAATATAGTCAACAGTTCGAGTAAACCTTTAAATGATG AACCGAGTTCACGCGATCCAATGCTAGAATCTACTAGTAGCAGCGGTAGTAGCAGCGACACAAATGAGCCCGTTTGTGCACAATTATTGACGCAATTAAATACTGCTTATCAGCATCTCGCCCCAGACGCTCAAGCTTTA TTTTACAACCAGGAGAACGGTGGTAAACCACCACTCGTTGGGATTCAACTGGTAGTGCCGAAGCCGCCCAAAGATTATCGGTTTATGAAGTGGAACTGGCCGTTGATACGAAAGACATGCTACTGGTCGTTGATGTCGATCTTGACCGGATGCGCCGCTCTCGTTATCGGCATTATCGCCACAATGCCTAAGAA ATGCGACCCACCGATGGAGTGGTGGCAAGGTAGTACCTTCTACGAAATATTCCCGGCGTCTTTCCAAGACTCGACGAAGGGTGCCGATGGCATCGGCGATCTGCGTGGGATAATTACACGGTTGGACTACTTGAAAGATCTCGGAGTACGAGCGATTCGACTGAACTCAATATTTCCGGCGCCACATTATCCGGAATATTACTCAGATATCAGCAGTATGACGGATGTGAACAAGGAGCTGGGCACGTTGGATGACTTCGCCGTTCTCGTGCGCGAGGTCCATAAACGAAACATGAGTATAATTCTCGATTTACCTCTATACCCGTTTGTAAAACGCTCGAGCGAAGCGAAGACGAACGAGACTGAACGCGCTCACCACGAAAGACGTGATGTTTCAAGCACTACGATAATTCATCATGTACTGCCGTCCGTGCCATCGACGTCAGTCCAAGTTATCCGTAATGCTctgtcgtcgccgctgcagaAAGTGAAGAGACAAACGCCACCTTATCCTTCGGCTCGTCAACAAGAGCACTCTGTTAGCGAAGCCGTCAGATTCTGGCAGCAACAAGATGTGGACGGGTTTTATCTGAAAGGACTAGAGCATTACGTTAACGAGAATACATTTGTCAGTGATCTTAGATATTGGAGATCTCTTCTACGTCCAACCAGTATCTTTATCTGTCATCTGAATGCCGTAGACGTCGCTACTTCCACATTCGCAAAGAACGCCATTCTGTCCAGGATAGATTTGATTGACGTGACTATTCGTTTGTCAAACGGCACTAAGGACATCAAGACACAGATCGAAAGAATCACGAAGGGTGTGCTCTTTGACAAACCCTCTTATCCATGGATTCACTGGTCCACAGGCGGCGTGAATACTAGTAGAGTGGCTTCTACTATGAAGAATGCTAGCTTAGCAGCTTCTCTTCTCAGCATGATGCTACCCGGGACGCCAAGTATATTCTACGGAGACGAG atAGGTATCAAAGATTGTGAGTGTTGGGATCACAAAGATTTGGCGCATGTACATAATTTGGTCCCCATGTTTTGGGAAAAGGAACGTGGTTCTGGTAGTAGTTTTTCGACTTCAGGAATCACTGCTTGGTTACCAGAAGCTGAAAAACCTAAGGAAGCCAGTTTGAAAAGCACTATTAAAGAAATGGTGAAACTCCGGATGGAAGCGACCCCGGTTTACGTCAAAGCGGTGTTAAGAGAAAATCAAATTACTGCGAACTGTGACGTTAg gtACGTGGAGGATGAACTGATTGTGATTGAGCGATGGTACCCACGAAGAAATTCCTATGTATTCGTAGCCAATTTTGGGGATGAAACACGCATAAAGGATTTGTCATTTCTTTATTACGGTGGTTACGTTGTTGTTGGACCAAAAAGTAGAATGGATCGAGATGTGTACTTTAAAGAACTTACCATTCTTCCTGGAGAAgcatttgttataaaattagataagTGA